A single region of the Ascaphus truei isolate aAscTru1 chromosome 6, aAscTru1.hap1, whole genome shotgun sequence genome encodes:
- the NBL1 gene encoding neuroblastoma suppressor of tumorigenicity 1 has translation MMIWFLIGSLVPVATFAAPPPINKLALFPDKSAWCEAKNITQIVGHSGCESKSIQNRACLGQCFSYSVPNTFPQSTESLVHCDSCMPAKSMWDVVTLECPGNEDVPRVDKLVEKILRCSCQACGKELSQEGALFNVYLNTAEETLPPAESISRHQPPPQEEESPPPAQRDGESEE, from the exons ATGATGATCTGGTTTCTAATTGGCTCCCTGGTCCCAGTGGCGACCTTCGCAGCCCCGCCCCCCATCAACAAGCTGGCGCTTTTCCCAGACAAGAGCGCTTGGTGCGAAGCCAAGAACATCACTCAGATTGTGGGACACAGCGGCTGTGAATCCAAATCCATCCAGAACAG GGCCTGCTTGGGACAGTGCTTCAGCTACAGCGTCCCCAACACCTTCCCCCAGTCTACAGAGTCCCTGGTGCACTGTGACTCCTGTATGCCGGCCAAGTCCATGTGGGACGTG GTCACCCTGGAGTGCCCGGGCAATGAGGATGTCCCCCGTGTGGACAAACTGGTAGAGAAGATCTTGCGCTGTAGTTGCCAGGCATGCGGGAAGGAGCTGAGCCAGGAGGGGGCCCTGTTTAACGTGTACCTGAACACAGCGGAGGAGACCCTCCCCCCCGCAGAGAGCATCAGCCGCCACCAGCCTCCCCCGCAGGAGGAAGAATCACCGCCCCCCGCGCAGCGGGACGGGGAGAGCGAGGAGTGA